Proteins encoded within one genomic window of Halorussus salilacus:
- a CDS encoding prenyltransferase/squalene oxidase repeat-containing protein: MNVPPLFTETIRDIRGIETTPRADSEHLQSAIQWLYRTQDVTDCAGSAAGYNLVLGWSGPYPETSGYIVPTLYDYAEATGATEARERARRMASWLVTLQLDSGGFPAGVDPGPDPEPSVFNTGQILLGLVRAYRETGDETYREAARRASEWLVSVQHEDGYWDRFDYRDEIHVYCSRVAWSLLEVYEITGVSEFRDAAVNHLSWVVSQQRSNGWFEYCGFSPGETPFLHTIAYTIRGLLEGGALLDDGTFIDAARTAAEKLRTIQRQRGPLTGAYDSNWSGASYYCLTGNAQMSVVWFRLSNLCGDEAYGDAATEALRFLKAKQRLTGPEQVRGAIRGSHPVWGPYMRLRYPNWATKFFADAVLAQTQK; the protein is encoded by the coding sequence ATGAACGTACCACCGCTTTTCACCGAAACGATACGGGACATCCGCGGAATCGAGACGACACCGAGAGCCGATAGCGAACACCTCCAGTCGGCAATCCAGTGGCTGTACCGGACGCAGGACGTGACCGACTGCGCTGGCTCGGCTGCGGGATACAATCTGGTTCTCGGTTGGTCCGGTCCCTACCCCGAGACGTCTGGGTACATCGTTCCGACCCTCTACGATTACGCGGAGGCAACGGGGGCGACGGAGGCGCGCGAGCGGGCGCGTCGGATGGCGTCGTGGCTCGTCACGTTACAACTCGATTCAGGCGGGTTTCCTGCTGGCGTCGATCCCGGTCCAGATCCGGAGCCGAGCGTCTTCAACACCGGTCAGATACTTCTCGGACTCGTCCGTGCGTACCGTGAAACAGGCGATGAAACGTACCGTGAGGCGGCACGTCGGGCAAGTGAATGGCTCGTCAGCGTTCAGCACGAGGACGGATACTGGGACCGGTTCGATTACCGCGACGAGATACACGTCTACTGTTCCCGGGTGGCGTGGTCACTACTAGAAGTCTACGAGATAACGGGCGTTTCGGAGTTCCGTGACGCCGCAGTCAACCACCTCTCCTGGGTTGTGAGTCAGCAACGGTCGAATGGTTGGTTCGAGTATTGCGGATTCAGTCCTGGTGAGACGCCCTTCCTCCATACTATTGCGTACACTATCCGAGGACTGTTGGAAGGCGGTGCGCTCCTCGACGATGGAACGTTCATCGATGCCGCTCGGACCGCCGCCGAAAAGCTCCGAACGATTCAGCGACAGCGTGGTCCGCTGACGGGGGCGTACGATTCCAACTGGTCAGGGGCGTCGTATTACTGTCTCACGGGGAACGCTCAGATGTCGGTCGTGTGGTTCCGGTTATCGAACCTCTGTGGAGACGAAGCGTACGGCGACGCCGCCACCGAGGCTCTCCGATTTCTGAAGGCGAAACAACGGTTGACCGGACCAGAGCAAGTACGGGGGGCTATACGGGGATCGCATCCGGTCTGGGGGCCGTACATGCGCCTTCGTTATCCGAACTGGGCTACGAAGTTCTTCGCCGATGCCGTGTTGGCGCAAACCCAAAAGTAA
- a CDS encoding glycosyltransferase family 4 protein, with translation MTGKTIQFYAQVGDESLLEQTSYYKFDIEVLREIADEHDCELRIGTSPKDLLSSADLYFAWWGTTGITPVIRSKLAQSPSIVVAGGSEVVSSLPEDLPIMYSSKPLWQKLVIRTCVNAASVTITPSQHMAEEARSLGVNDPKVVPNCIDTSVYTPKEPDPAYLPYEPDEYYLTIAKYAPSSLSRKELFTLLDGLKQVDTDLPLVFAGGLVSEEVYDRVTGYAEQIGVSDRVTFLTDISKRQKIELLRGARLYLQPTLHEAFGVALTEAMACETPVVSTRRGAVPEVVDDTGYFAAVGDSTDLASTIGTASVDPERTEKAVAARERVVEKFSLSVRKEELSKLVTTYL, from the coding sequence ATGACGGGAAAGACAATCCAATTTTATGCACAAGTCGGGGACGAATCCCTTCTCGAACAGACTTCATATTATAAATTCGACATTGAAGTCCTGAGAGAGATAGCCGACGAACACGACTGTGAGCTACGAATTGGAACGTCTCCGAAAGATCTTCTCTCTAGTGCAGATTTATACTTCGCGTGGTGGGGGACCACTGGCATCACTCCAGTCATCCGGTCGAAACTTGCACAGTCACCCAGTATCGTCGTCGCGGGAGGATCTGAAGTCGTCAGTTCCCTCCCCGAAGACCTCCCGATTATGTATTCTTCGAAGCCACTCTGGCAGAAACTTGTTATCCGAACGTGTGTCAACGCGGCGAGCGTTACGATCACACCGTCTCAACACATGGCCGAGGAGGCCAGATCTCTCGGCGTGAATGATCCCAAAGTCGTCCCTAACTGCATCGATACCTCCGTTTACACCCCGAAAGAACCCGACCCGGCGTATCTCCCGTACGAGCCTGACGAATACTATCTCACGATAGCCAAGTACGCGCCGAGTAGCCTCAGTCGAAAAGAGCTGTTTACGCTCCTCGATGGACTCAAACAGGTGGACACGGATTTACCGCTCGTCTTTGCAGGCGGATTAGTTTCGGAGGAAGTCTATGACCGAGTCACCGGGTACGCCGAGCAAATCGGTGTTTCCGACCGAGTTACCTTCCTGACCGATATTTCCAAGCGACAGAAAATCGAGTTGTTACGTGGTGCTCGCCTCTACCTCCAACCCACACTCCACGAAGCATTCGGCGTGGCGCTCACCGAGGCGATGGCGTGTGAGACGCCGGTGGTGAGTACGCGACGAGGTGCCGTTCCAGAAGTTGTCGACGACACCGGCTACTTTGCGGCGGTCGGCGACTCGACAGACCTCGCCTCAACCATCGGGACCGCTTCGGTTGACCCCGAGCGAACCGAGAAGGCAGTTGCTGCTCGCGAACGTGTCGTCGAGAAATTCTCACTTTCCGTACGAAAGGAAGAACTCTCGAAACTCGTCACGACATACCTGTGA
- a CDS encoding oligosaccharide flippase family protein: MGRSITKLVSIAFLGALIGKGLRYALNVVIARGLGTDALGIFAFGLVVMKAGSVLARFGLEGGAQKFVPIYRSNGDDAKVTGTAVLCLGIPLLVGTILALVFYFGQGIIFAVVDVTMRSQVELFYLGIPLFATLMVGLAVTRGLKETKYAVYARDFGQSGFAILLVGGGAYVLDSLQYVIAGYLISLFLGIALVIYFLHVEEVFTIQNSVSWNTQELLVFSLPLLLSATMQYLVSWTDIFFLGILTSATETGWYQAVYQTSVLLTLVLKSANTILPSVVSDFTHNDRQTQLARLYTSLTKWVTVLTVLGFLFLCLFSEEVLNLFGTVTRETEVALVVLGAGQMITASTGVSGYFLIMSDYERLEAVNTSIVAVLNVALNFVLIQHLGLLGAAIATAISLALVNTLRLLEVWYLLGIQPYSLKYLREFFAVGCATLVMWFGRQLPVPGVVRVFAIGGLSLLVFFAIVWLLGFDEGDNILFDSIE; the protein is encoded by the coding sequence ATGGGCCGTAGTATTACGAAGCTGGTCTCTATAGCGTTTTTGGGGGCGCTAATTGGGAAAGGTCTCCGATACGCCCTCAATGTCGTTATCGCACGTGGACTCGGTACCGATGCTCTGGGGATCTTTGCGTTCGGACTCGTCGTAATGAAAGCCGGGAGTGTCCTCGCCCGCTTCGGATTAGAGGGTGGTGCACAAAAGTTCGTCCCGATATATCGTTCGAATGGGGACGACGCAAAGGTTACCGGAACAGCAGTCCTCTGTCTCGGGATACCCCTTCTGGTCGGAACCATCCTAGCTCTGGTCTTCTACTTTGGTCAGGGCATCATCTTCGCGGTCGTCGACGTGACGATGCGGTCGCAGGTGGAATTATTCTATCTCGGGATACCACTATTCGCAACGCTGATGGTCGGTCTGGCCGTAACTCGGGGACTCAAAGAGACGAAATACGCGGTCTACGCGAGGGACTTCGGCCAATCTGGATTTGCAATACTTCTAGTTGGTGGTGGAGCATACGTGCTCGATAGTCTTCAGTACGTAATCGCTGGATATCTAATCTCTCTATTTTTGGGAATCGCTCTCGTCATCTACTTCCTTCACGTCGAGGAAGTCTTCACGATACAGAACAGCGTATCGTGGAATACACAGGAACTGCTGGTGTTTTCGCTCCCGCTATTACTTTCAGCTACGATGCAATATCTGGTATCGTGGACGGATATTTTCTTTCTTGGTATTCTCACTTCGGCGACAGAAACAGGCTGGTATCAGGCCGTCTATCAAACGTCAGTCCTGTTGACCCTCGTACTAAAATCCGCAAACACGATCCTTCCGTCGGTGGTCTCAGACTTCACTCACAATGATAGACAGACACAACTCGCTCGTCTATACACGTCACTGACGAAGTGGGTAACAGTCTTAACTGTTCTCGGATTCTTGTTTCTCTGTCTCTTTTCAGAGGAGGTTCTCAATCTGTTCGGAACGGTGACCAGAGAAACGGAGGTAGCGCTCGTCGTTCTGGGGGCGGGACAGATGATTACGGCAAGTACCGGTGTCAGCGGATACTTCCTCATAATGTCGGATTACGAACGGTTAGAAGCGGTCAACACGTCCATCGTTGCCGTATTGAATGTCGCGCTCAATTTTGTGCTTATTCAGCACCTCGGACTTCTCGGTGCCGCCATCGCCACTGCAATATCTCTGGCTTTAGTGAATACGCTTCGGCTTCTGGAAGTTTGGTACCTGCTCGGAATCCAGCCGTACTCTCTAAAATATCTCCGCGAGTTCTTCGCAGTCGGCTGTGCGACGTTAGTGATGTGGTTCGGAAGACAATTACCCGTCCCGGGTGTCGTTCGCGTTTTCGCTATCGGTGGGCTTTCTCTACTCGTTTTCTTTGCCATCGTCTGGCTTCTCGGCTTCGACGAGGGTGACAATATCCTCTTTGACTCGATAGAATAG
- a CDS encoding GH92 family glycosyl hydrolase: protein MTNRQSCIPQTNLTRRAVLGLGTSVIAGLAGCSGSKTDEEEIDYDNLPNRSELAPDDNTHQPNIDGKKPAEWVEQRIDTSDTRWFYFSSACRPFGLVNLSPDTVTDGTWDAGYVYDREYVRCFSHVHAWQLAGIPVMPTTGEFKGHQGMDSYESRFNHDDEVVKPGYHRVELEAYDVTAELTSTTRVGVHRYTFPEDDESRVLFDTGADIGQSDVSYTEVQRVNDREIAGYSLLDSTLRRPKETPVFFVAQFSEPFNDFEGWKDGKQLDGDFDSIAGSDAGAAVRYDTSEGDSIIVKVGISYTSVEGARRNLEGEFSNSGFDEIQADAVAEWNQWLGRVEVSGGSDKQKTKFYTDLWHALQGRRIVSDIDGRYSDFTGSQRTVRRVELDSEGRPRYPHHQHDAWWGSQWNLNILWSIAYPRVMSSFCNSMVRMYKDGGLLPRGPSGGNYTYVMIGDQAVPFIAAAWHKGIRDFDIEAAYEGLRKNAFPGGIRDHAGYEHTDDARGGGMEYYIDQGYVPADIEAGGHHREGASMTLEYAYQDWCLAELADSLDHREDATQFRERAQNYRHLWDDDWKYMRPRNKDGSWLTPFHPFGEGNKTEDFTEANSAIYTNFVPHDVAGLAELFGSPEKYAERLDKAFREGKEYDFVPENKERASHPIDFGNQPGLHMAHLFNYIGQPWKTQRWVRQVKEEAYGNVSPYAGYHGDEDQGQIGALGVLMALGLFSVRGGAASNPIYDLTSCIFDEVTIRLDDDYYSGDTFTIRTTDNEPANQYIQSASLNGEVLDGPWFPHEELAAGGEIELELGPEPNKNWGGNIKDAPPSEQSNSD from the coding sequence ATGACGAACCGCCAATCCTGTATTCCGCAGACAAATTTGACCCGCCGTGCAGTACTAGGATTAGGGACGAGTGTCATCGCTGGGTTAGCTGGCTGTAGCGGCTCCAAAACTGACGAGGAAGAGATTGATTACGATAACCTCCCAAATCGATCGGAACTTGCCCCCGATGACAACACCCACCAACCAAATATAGATGGGAAGAAACCAGCCGAATGGGTTGAGCAACGAATCGATACGTCCGACACGCGATGGTTTTACTTTTCTTCAGCGTGTCGACCGTTCGGATTAGTAAACCTCAGTCCCGACACAGTCACCGACGGAACATGGGACGCTGGCTACGTCTACGACCGTGAATACGTGCGATGTTTTAGTCACGTTCACGCGTGGCAACTGGCCGGTATCCCAGTCATGCCGACGACTGGTGAGTTCAAGGGTCACCAAGGGATGGACTCCTACGAGTCGCGTTTTAATCACGACGACGAGGTCGTCAAGCCAGGATATCACCGAGTTGAGCTTGAAGCGTACGATGTGACAGCCGAGCTCACATCTACGACCCGAGTTGGCGTCCACCGCTATACGTTCCCTGAAGACGACGAAAGTCGAGTCCTCTTCGACACCGGTGCTGACATCGGTCAAAGCGACGTATCTTATACCGAGGTTCAGCGCGTCAACGACAGAGAAATCGCGGGATACTCGCTACTCGATAGCACACTCCGGCGACCGAAGGAGACGCCCGTATTCTTTGTCGCCCAATTCAGTGAACCGTTCAATGATTTTGAGGGATGGAAAGATGGGAAGCAACTTGATGGGGACTTCGACTCGATAGCCGGTAGTGACGCCGGTGCCGCTGTTCGATACGACACGTCGGAGGGTGATTCAATCATAGTAAAGGTCGGGATTTCTTATACGAGCGTCGAGGGAGCGCGACGCAATTTAGAGGGCGAATTCTCCAATTCGGGCTTCGACGAGATTCAGGCGGACGCCGTCGCAGAGTGGAACCAATGGCTTGGACGTGTTGAAGTATCAGGTGGGTCAGACAAACAGAAGACGAAGTTCTATACAGACCTTTGGCACGCTCTACAGGGGCGACGTATCGTTAGCGATATCGACGGTCGGTACAGTGATTTTACCGGTAGTCAGAGGACGGTTCGCAGAGTAGAACTCGACAGCGAAGGTCGACCTCGCTATCCTCATCATCAACACGATGCTTGGTGGGGGAGCCAATGGAATCTCAATATTCTCTGGTCGATTGCGTATCCGCGGGTAATGTCGAGCTTCTGCAATTCGATGGTCCGTATGTACAAAGACGGAGGGCTCCTACCACGTGGTCCTTCGGGGGGTAATTACACGTACGTCATGATTGGCGATCAGGCAGTACCGTTCATCGCCGCGGCGTGGCACAAGGGTATCCGTGATTTCGACATCGAGGCGGCCTACGAAGGGTTGCGGAAGAATGCGTTTCCGGGTGGAATCCGCGATCATGCGGGCTACGAACACACTGACGACGCACGCGGTGGGGGAATGGAATACTACATAGACCAGGGTTACGTTCCGGCTGACATCGAGGCTGGAGGCCACCATCGAGAAGGTGCATCGATGACTCTGGAGTACGCCTACCAAGATTGGTGTCTAGCCGAACTCGCGGATTCGCTTGATCATCGGGAGGACGCAACACAGTTCCGTGAACGGGCCCAGAACTACCGGCATCTCTGGGACGACGATTGGAAGTACATGCGTCCAAGAAACAAAGACGGGTCGTGGCTCACACCGTTCCATCCTTTCGGCGAGGGAAATAAGACAGAGGATTTCACCGAAGCGAACTCTGCTATCTATACCAACTTCGTACCGCATGACGTCGCTGGATTAGCCGAACTTTTCGGCAGTCCCGAAAAGTACGCCGAACGGCTCGATAAGGCATTCCGAGAAGGGAAAGAATACGATTTCGTTCCAGAGAATAAAGAACGTGCGAGTCACCCCATCGACTTCGGGAACCAGCCGGGGTTGCACATGGCTCACTTGTTCAATTATATCGGTCAACCGTGGAAAACTCAAAGATGGGTTCGGCAAGTCAAAGAGGAAGCCTACGGGAACGTCTCGCCGTACGCTGGCTACCACGGCGATGAGGACCAAGGACAGATCGGGGCGCTGGGGGTGCTCATGGCCCTTGGACTCTTCTCGGTTCGCGGTGGGGCAGCATCAAACCCGATTTATGATCTCACTTCGTGTATATTCGATGAAGTTACAATTCGTCTTGACGACGATTACTACAGCGGTGACACTTTCACAATCCGGACCACCGATAACGAGCCAGCCAACCAGTACATCCAGTCCGCTAGCCTAAATGGAGAGGTGTTAGATGGACCGTGGTTCCCTCATGAGGAACTTGCTGCTGGTGGGGAAATCGAACTGGAACTTGGCCCAGAACCGAACAAAAACTGGGGAGGTAACATCAAAGATGCGCCACCGTCAGAACAAAGTAATAGCGATTGA
- a CDS encoding DUF4330 domain-containing protein: MNIIDDKGRLFGTINIIDALVVLLVFAVVAGGTAFVLGTDDQSTSTDQQTTTVTPDTSTDQQTTTVTLDITHVQPYVADAIPEGRISSDDVAIVENKSVRPAEVIVEDQDGQLHEQTHPRKKTVTLELTLNTTETDDELLFRDEPLEVGRELTLDLGRVTVDGTVTEFPNEG, translated from the coding sequence ATGAATATCATCGACGACAAGGGCCGACTCTTTGGCACGATTAACATCATCGATGCGCTCGTTGTCCTACTCGTCTTCGCGGTCGTCGCTGGCGGGACGGCGTTCGTCCTTGGAACTGATGACCAGTCAACGAGTACCGACCAACAGACTACGACCGTTACCCCCGACACGAGTACCGACCAACAGACTACGACCGTTACCCTCGACATAACCCACGTCCAACCCTACGTCGCAGACGCCATCCCTGAGGGCCGAATCAGCTCCGACGACGTAGCCATCGTGGAGAACAAGTCGGTTCGACCGGCGGAAGTAATCGTCGAGGATCAGGACGGCCAACTCCACGAGCAGACCCATCCGCGAAAGAAGACCGTCACCCTCGAACTCACACTTAACACGACAGAAACCGACGACGAACTCCTGTTCCGCGACGAGCCGCTTGAGGTCGGCCGCGAGCTGACCCTCGACCTCGGCCGCGTCACCGTCGACGGAACCGTCACGGAATTCCCGAACGAGGGCTGA
- a CDS encoding MFS transporter: MPIGVADRLGSLRRLGRELWSGGRGPVLAAVAGGWFLSLGVRMIYPAVLPQLREAYTLDLTTAGLLITALWVAYALGQLPGGILDDWLGGGRTLVASTVVSALALAFVVVADSVAVLFGATLLFGFATALYGVARFTILTTTYPERGGTAIGLTMAAGDLGNSLLPPLAGALAVALAWQLGFGLAIPLLVVAAVGIHVVVPSDASDSRPEADATGDGANSRGAFDTIRRIGGALWRRPVALVVAIQTLSYCVWQAFTGFYPTYLVEVKELAPTTSTVLFGGFFALGILVKPLAGSAYDARGLRRVLPVVLVALTASLVALPLVDGLVGIIAVTALASSLLGYGTITLTYLTDAFPDDVQGTGLGALRTGYMLVGAGSPTVMGALADMGYFDEAFFLLAGVGAVTAVLSVLVPEG; this comes from the coding sequence ATGCCGATTGGTGTCGCCGACCGACTCGGGAGCCTTCGTCGCCTAGGCCGGGAACTCTGGAGCGGTGGCCGCGGTCCGGTCCTCGCCGCGGTCGCGGGCGGGTGGTTCCTCTCGCTGGGCGTCCGGATGATATACCCCGCCGTCCTGCCCCAGTTGCGCGAGGCCTACACCCTCGACCTGACGACCGCGGGCCTGCTCATCACCGCACTGTGGGTGGCCTACGCGCTGGGCCAGCTTCCCGGCGGGATACTCGACGACTGGTTGGGGGGCGGGCGGACGCTGGTCGCGAGTACGGTGGTCTCGGCGCTCGCGCTGGCGTTCGTCGTGGTCGCCGACTCGGTGGCGGTGCTGTTCGGCGCGACCCTGCTGTTCGGGTTCGCGACCGCACTGTACGGCGTCGCCCGGTTCACGATTCTGACGACGACGTACCCCGAGCGCGGCGGGACCGCCATCGGGCTGACGATGGCCGCGGGGGATTTAGGGAATAGTCTCCTGCCCCCGCTTGCGGGGGCGCTCGCGGTCGCGCTCGCGTGGCAACTCGGGTTCGGACTCGCGATTCCGTTACTCGTGGTCGCGGCGGTCGGCATCCACGTCGTGGTGCCGAGCGATGCGAGCGATTCCCGACCGGAGGCCGACGCGACGGGCGACGGGGCGAACTCCCGGGGTGCGTTCGACACGATACGCCGAATCGGCGGCGCGCTGTGGCGTCGCCCGGTCGCGCTCGTGGTCGCCATCCAGACGCTGAGCTACTGCGTCTGGCAGGCGTTCACGGGCTTTTACCCGACCTACCTCGTCGAGGTCAAGGAGCTGGCTCCGACGACTTCGACCGTGCTGTTCGGAGGCTTCTTCGCGCTGGGTATTCTGGTCAAGCCCCTCGCGGGGTCGGCCTACGACGCCCGCGGGCTCCGTCGGGTTCTTCCGGTCGTGCTGGTGGCGTTGACGGCGTCGCTGGTCGCGCTCCCGCTGGTCGACGGGCTGGTCGGGATTATCGCGGTGACCGCGCTCGCGAGCAGTCTGCTGGGGTACGGCACCATCACGCTGACGTATCTGACCGACGCGTTTCCCGATGACGTGCAGGGGACCGGTCTGGGGGCGTTGCGGACCGGCTACATGCTGGTGGGTGCGGGGAGTCCGACCGTGATGGGGGCGCTGGCCGATATGGGGTACTTCGACGAGGCGTTCTTCTTGTTGGCGGGTGTGGGAGCGGTTACGGCGGTGTTGTCGGTGCTGGTTCCCGAGGGGTAA
- a CDS encoding DUF7342 family protein, whose translation MDLTDVPDDVRNPDEEPPDFTEWDAPEKVLKGGPTRERLLGVVLQLRTPTKVAEIADRADCDTETARDYLEWFTSMGMTREIPGRPVRYERNESYLRWRRIEQIREQYSESDIVEELKQTMEQLEEYRARFDADSPDDVSLVDETGESAVEEVWEAVNEWKTLERRAELLDTARQNGHPSSGGSRVDA comes from the coding sequence ATGGATTTGACTGACGTTCCCGACGATGTTCGGAATCCAGACGAGGAACCGCCGGATTTCACCGAGTGGGACGCACCCGAGAAGGTCCTGAAAGGCGGTCCAACGCGAGAACGACTACTCGGTGTCGTCTTACAACTCCGTACCCCAACCAAAGTCGCTGAAATCGCGGACAGAGCAGACTGCGATACCGAGACCGCGCGCGACTACCTTGAATGGTTCACCTCGATGGGGATGACGCGCGAGATTCCGGGGCGGCCGGTGAGATACGAGCGAAACGAGTCGTATCTGCGGTGGCGCAGAATCGAACAGATTCGAGAACAGTACTCTGAGAGTGACATCGTCGAGGAACTCAAACAAACGATGGAGCAGCTCGAAGAGTACCGGGCGCGATTCGACGCTGACAGTCCGGATGACGTGTCGCTCGTGGACGAGACTGGCGAGTCAGCGGTCGAAGAGGTGTGGGAGGCGGTGAACGAGTGGAAGACGCTTGAGCGACGGGCAGAGCTGTTAGATACGGCGCGGCAGAACGGTCATCCGTCGAGCGGCGGTTCCAGGGTCGATGCCTGA
- a CDS encoding MarR family transcriptional regulator has translation MSTDLGTTGGSETRELLHFVTQETRFALVNNILQHPDQLPSMYELEELNPSVSDATVYKHVQKLIDAGIVEEVALDDDERRQGYPWKFYGLTDEGREFLDEHNLLAAEETLQRIYKTISDKPEKMVKYENAPRPADS, from the coding sequence ATGAGCACTGACCTCGGGACCACTGGCGGAAGCGAAACCCGCGAACTGCTCCACTTCGTCACGCAGGAGACGCGGTTCGCGCTCGTCAACAATATCCTCCAGCACCCCGACCAACTCCCCTCGATGTACGAACTCGAGGAACTCAATCCGAGCGTCAGCGACGCCACCGTCTACAAGCACGTCCAGAAGCTGATCGACGCCGGAATCGTCGAGGAGGTCGCGCTCGACGACGACGAGCGCCGCCAAGGCTACCCCTGGAAGTTCTACGGCCTCACCGACGAAGGACGCGAGTTCCTCGACGAACACAACCTCCTCGCGGCCGAAGAGACGCTTCAGCGAATCTACAAGACGATCTCCGACAAGCCCGAGAAGATGGTCAAGTACGAGAACGCGCCGCGGCCCGCGGACTCGTAG
- the glmS gene encoding glutamine--fructose-6-phosphate transaminase (isomerizing), giving the protein MCGIIGHAGRADRTLDVLLAGLEGLEYRGYDSAGVALANGDLDVCKREGEIEMLQRAVDPGLGGPVGIGHTRWSTHGPPSDANAHPHTDCSGDVAVVHNGIIENYDELKAKLREAGHEFDSDTDTEVVPHLIEDALAGGASPEEAFRSAVARLEGSYALAAVFAGSEALLATRSGSPLVLGVGDDAAYLASDVPAFLEYTDRVVYLEDGEFARLESGTWSVTDASGARLDKSVSRVEWDAEETAKSGYDHYMLKEIHEQPRALRKCLRGRVDELTGTVNVEALEGLEADAVQFVACGTSYHAALYGAQTLRAAGVRAQAFLASEYATSPPPISDGTLVVGITQSGETADTLAALRRAKGRGVETLALTNVVGSTAARECDRTLFIRAGPEIGVAATKTFSSQVVAANLLSASLAERGDAREVVEALRDLPGQVQEILDSSRAEEVADRFVDSDGYFFIGRGYHHPVALEGALKMKEITYRHAEGFPAGELKHGPLALVTDRTPVFAVVTGDGEEATKTVGNVKEVEARDAPVVAVTDGASEVERYADEVLSIPETHPRVAPVLANVQLQLVAYYVAAELGRSIDKPRNLAKSVTVE; this is encoded by the coding sequence ATGTGCGGAATCATCGGTCACGCCGGGCGGGCCGACCGGACCCTCGACGTGCTGCTCGCGGGACTGGAAGGACTGGAGTACCGCGGCTACGATTCGGCGGGCGTGGCGCTCGCGAACGGCGACCTCGACGTGTGCAAGCGCGAGGGCGAGATCGAGATGCTCCAGCGCGCGGTCGACCCCGGACTCGGCGGGCCGGTCGGTATCGGCCACACCCGCTGGTCGACCCACGGACCGCCCAGCGACGCTAACGCCCACCCCCACACCGACTGTTCGGGCGACGTGGCGGTCGTCCACAACGGCATCATCGAGAACTACGACGAACTCAAAGCGAAGCTACGGGAGGCGGGCCACGAGTTCGACAGCGACACCGACACCGAGGTCGTTCCGCACCTGATCGAGGACGCGCTCGCGGGCGGTGCGAGCCCCGAGGAGGCGTTCCGGTCGGCGGTCGCGAGGCTGGAGGGCAGTTACGCGCTCGCCGCGGTGTTCGCCGGGTCCGAGGCGTTGCTGGCGACTCGGTCGGGGTCGCCGCTGGTCCTCGGCGTCGGCGACGACGCCGCGTATCTGGCGAGCGACGTGCCCGCGTTCCTGGAGTACACCGACCGCGTGGTGTACCTCGAAGACGGCGAGTTCGCGCGACTGGAGTCGGGGACCTGGAGCGTGACCGACGCGTCGGGCGCGCGACTCGACAAGTCGGTCTCGCGGGTCGAGTGGGACGCCGAGGAGACCGCAAAGAGCGGCTACGACCACTACATGCTCAAGGAGATCCACGAGCAGCCCCGGGCGCTCCGGAAGTGCCTGCGCGGGCGGGTGGACGAGCTGACCGGAACCGTGAACGTCGAGGCCTTGGAGGGGCTGGAGGCCGACGCGGTCCAGTTCGTCGCCTGCGGGACCAGCTATCACGCCGCGCTCTACGGCGCACAGACGTTGCGAGCGGCGGGCGTCCGGGCCCAGGCGTTCCTCGCGAGCGAGTACGCCACCTCGCCGCCGCCGATCTCGGACGGAACGCTGGTGGTCGGAATCACCCAGAGCGGCGAGACCGCAGACACCCTGGCGGCGCTCCGGCGGGCCAAGGGCCGGGGCGTCGAGACGCTGGCGCTGACCAACGTCGTCGGCTCGACCGCGGCCCGGGAGTGCGACCGGACGCTGTTCATCCGCGCCGGGCCGGAGATCGGGGTCGCGGCGACCAAGACGTTCTCCTCGCAGGTGGTCGCGGCCAATCTGCTGTCGGCGTCGCTGGCCGAGCGCGGCGACGCCCGCGAGGTCGTCGAGGCGCTCCGTGACCTGCCCGGGCAAGTCCAGGAGATACTCGACTCCTCGCGCGCCGAGGAGGTCGCCGACCGGTTCGTCGACAGCGACGGCTACTTCTTCATCGGCCGGGGCTACCACCACCCGGTGGCGCTGGAGGGCGCGCTCAAGATGAAGGAGATCACCTACCGGCACGCCGAGGGCTTTCCCGCCGGGGAGCTGAAACACGGCCCGCTCGCGCTCGTGACCGACCGGACGCCCGTCTTCGCGGTCGTGACGGGCGACGGCGAGGAGGCGACCAAGACCGTGGGCAACGTCAAGGAGGTCGAAGCGAGGGACGCGCCGGTGGTCGCGGTGACCGACGGCGCGTCGGAGGTCGAGCGCTACGCCGATGAAGTGCTCTCGATTCCCGAGACCCACCCGCGGGTCGCGCCGGTGCTGGCGAACGTCCAGTTGCAGTTGGTCGCCTACTACGTCGCGGCGGAGTTGGGTCGGAGCATCGACAAGCCGCGGAATCTCGCGAAGAGCGTGACGGTGGAGTAG